A section of the Oryzias latipes chromosome 8, ASM223467v1 genome encodes:
- the LOC101170762 gene encoding cytohesin-1 isoform X4, translated as MQRNKHVAMGRKKFNMDPKKGIQFLIENDLLKNTSEDIARFLYKGEGLNKTAIGDYLGERDDFNIQVLHAFVELHEFTDLNLVQALRQFLWSFRLPGEAQKIDRMMEAFAQRYVQCNSKVFQSTDTCYILSFAIIMLNTSLHNPNVKDKPSVERFISMNRGINDGGDLPEDLLTNLYDSIKNEPFKIPEDDGNDLTHTFFNPDREGWLLKLGGGRVKTWKRRWFILTDNCLYYFEFTTDKEPRGIIPLENLSIREVEDKKPNCFELFIPENKDQVIKACKTEADGRVVEGNHTFYRISAPTPLEKEQWMNSIKAAISRDPFYEMLAARKKKVSSMKRH; from the exons ATGCAGAGGAACAAACATGTAGCCATGGGCCGAAAGAAATTCAACATGGACCCCAAAAAG ggGATCCAGTTTCTTATTGAGAATGACTTGCTGAAGAATACCAGCGAGGACATTGCTCGATTCCTCTACAAAGGAGAGGGTCTCAACAAAACAGCTATTGGGGATTACCTTGGAGAGAG aGATGACTTCAATATCCAAGTCCTCCATGCCTTCGTGGAACTTCATGAGTTCACAGACCTTAACCTGGTTCAGGCCCTGAG GCAGTTCCTGTGGAGTTTTCGGCTGCCGGGAGAAGCGCAGAAAATCGACCGGATGATGGAAGCCTTCGCTCAACGCTATGTCCAATGCAATTCCAAAGTTTTCCAGTCCACAG ACACCTGTTACATCCTGTCATTCGCCATCATCATGCTAAACACCAGCCTTCACAATCCAAACGTGAAGGACAAGCCGTCAGTGGAGCGGTTCATCTCCATGAACAGGGGTATAAACGACGGAGGAGACTTGCCTGAAGACCTTCTCACG AATCTGTACGACAGCATAAAAAATGAACCGTTCAAGATCCCAGAAGATGACGGCAACGACctcacacacactttctttAACCCAGACAGAGAAGGCTGGCTGCTCAAACTGGG AGGAGGACGAGTTAAGACGTGGAAGAGGAGATGGTTTATCCTGACAGACAACTGTCTTTACTATTTTGAGTTCACAACA GACAAAGAACCTCGAGGAATCATCCCACTGGAGAATTTGAGCATCAGGGAGGTGGAGGATAAGAAGCCT aacTGCTTTGAGCTTTTCATTCCTGAAAACAAAGACCAGGTGATCAAAGCGTGCAAAACGGAGGCAGACGGGCGGGTTGTCGAGGGAAACCACACCTTCTACCGCATCTCGGCTCCCACGCCGTTAGAAAAAGAACAATGGATGAACAGCATAAA